One stretch of Cellulomonas wangsupingiae DNA includes these proteins:
- a CDS encoding acyl-CoA dehydrogenase family protein gives MDFAYDERTRDVCTRTRTFLDEHVLPAEPVLDAQVAATPDEWGPRPVVRELQEIARAQGLWNLFLPGPRGAGLTNLQYAPVAELLGRSPRLGPVATNCAAPDTGNAELLASFGTPEQQERWLDPLLAAQTRSAFCMTEPGAASSDATQIATRIRRDGDHLVVTGRKWWSTGAMNPDATLLVVMGATDPEAPRHRQQSIVLVPRDTPGVRVVRPLTVLGYDDRDHGGHAEIAFEDVRVPASALLGGEGDGFAIAQARLGPGRIHHCMRALGMAERALDLVRERAASRSPFGRPLAEQGVVREWAAESRIQVEALRLLVLKTAWLMDTVGNRAAMTEIQAIKIAVPRAVQQVVDRAIQVFGAAGLSEDQPLAAMYAAARSLRIADGPDEVHLSSLGKAELRPRPT, from the coding sequence GTGGACTTCGCCTACGACGAGCGGACCCGGGACGTGTGCACGCGCACGCGCACGTTCCTCGACGAGCACGTCCTGCCCGCCGAGCCGGTGCTCGACGCGCAGGTCGCCGCGACCCCCGACGAGTGGGGTCCGCGCCCGGTGGTCCGCGAGCTGCAGGAGATCGCGCGGGCGCAGGGCCTGTGGAACCTGTTCCTGCCGGGGCCGCGCGGCGCCGGGCTGACGAACCTGCAGTACGCGCCCGTCGCCGAGCTCCTGGGCCGCAGCCCGCGCCTCGGCCCCGTCGCGACCAACTGCGCGGCCCCCGACACCGGGAACGCCGAGCTCCTCGCCTCGTTCGGGACCCCCGAGCAGCAGGAGCGCTGGCTCGACCCGCTGCTCGCCGCGCAGACCCGCTCGGCGTTCTGCATGACCGAGCCCGGCGCCGCGTCGTCCGACGCCACCCAGATCGCGACCCGCATCCGCCGCGACGGCGACCACCTGGTGGTCACGGGTCGCAAGTGGTGGTCGACGGGCGCGATGAACCCCGACGCGACGCTGCTCGTCGTCATGGGGGCGACCGACCCCGAGGCGCCGCGGCACCGGCAGCAGAGCATCGTGCTCGTCCCGCGCGACACCCCCGGCGTGCGGGTCGTCCGCCCGCTGACCGTGCTCGGCTACGACGACCGCGACCACGGCGGGCACGCCGAGATCGCGTTCGAGGACGTGCGCGTGCCCGCCTCGGCGCTGCTCGGCGGTGAGGGCGACGGGTTCGCGATCGCGCAGGCCCGGCTCGGACCGGGCCGCATCCACCACTGCATGCGGGCGCTCGGCATGGCGGAGCGCGCGCTCGACCTGGTGCGCGAGCGCGCCGCGTCCCGGTCCCCGTTCGGCCGGCCGCTCGCCGAGCAGGGCGTCGTGCGGGAGTGGGCCGCGGAGTCGCGCATCCAGGTCGAGGCGCTGAGGCTGCTCGTCCTCAAGACCGCCTGGCTCATGGACACGGTCGGCAACCGCGCGGCGATGACCGAGATCCAGGCGATCAAGATCGCGGTCCCGCGCGCGGTGCAGCAGGTCGTGGACCGCGCGATCCAGGTGTTCGGTGCGGCGGGGCTCAGCGAGGACCAGCCGCTCGCCGCGATGTACGCCGCAGCACGGTCGCTGCGGATCGCCGACGGGCCCGACGAGGTCCACCTCTCCTCGCTCGGGAAGGCCGAGCTCCGCCCGCGCCCGACGTGA
- a CDS encoding long-chain-fatty-acid--CoA ligase, translated as MTPDPILTGPGHSTLSVAAILAETARRHPDRVAFHFGDDALTYGPLWDRTRAYAGALRDRGVGPGDRVAMLVPNVPDFARVYYAVLSLGAVVVPVHLLFKAQEIEYVLRDSGATLLVAAAPMLGEALPAAAAAGVPAVTVLVPDMHAAAVPAPRLEDEADAAEPVHTYASVNPLAPATVLYTSGTTGRPKGAVASHLTLIEQVHVTLLDTTDLQADDVIFGGLPFFHTFGQSAVLNTAFRRGAAIVLLPRFDPDEALALLVRHRATVFTAVPTMFLGMVQAAARTPARPPLKYAVSGGAALPVALLEAFAQEFGAEVHEGYGLTETAPTVSFNYVGEPIRPGTVGRPLWGVDVEVADPEVEGRIVLLGPGELGEIVVRGHNLFKGYLGNPEATAAAVVDGWFRTGDLGTVDAEGIVTIVDRKKDMIVRNGYNVYPSEVEDAMVRHPAVAQAAVFGIADDAHGQEVHAAVVLMPGRAATAQEVVDFTRELIAAYKYPRVVHLVETLPLGGSGKVLKRELVAQYSTAAGEPVVR; from the coding sequence ATGACCCCCGACCCGATCCTCACCGGCCCAGGGCACAGCACGCTCTCCGTCGCCGCGATCCTCGCCGAGACCGCCCGCCGCCACCCGGACCGGGTCGCGTTCCACTTCGGTGACGACGCGCTGACCTACGGCCCGCTGTGGGACCGTACGCGCGCGTACGCCGGTGCCCTGCGGGACCGTGGCGTCGGGCCGGGCGACCGCGTCGCGATGCTCGTGCCGAACGTGCCCGACTTCGCGCGCGTCTACTACGCGGTCCTGTCGCTCGGCGCGGTCGTCGTGCCCGTGCACCTGCTGTTCAAGGCCCAGGAGATCGAGTACGTGCTGCGCGACAGCGGCGCGACGCTGCTCGTCGCCGCGGCCCCGATGCTCGGCGAGGCGCTGCCGGCCGCCGCGGCGGCCGGCGTCCCCGCTGTGACGGTCCTGGTACCCGACATGCACGCCGCTGCGGTCCCGGCCCCGCGCCTGGAGGACGAGGCCGACGCCGCGGAACCGGTCCACACGTACGCGTCGGTCAACCCGCTCGCGCCGGCCACGGTCCTGTACACGAGCGGCACGACGGGCCGACCCAAGGGCGCGGTCGCCTCGCACCTCACCCTGATCGAGCAGGTGCACGTCACGCTGCTCGACACCACGGACCTGCAGGCCGACGACGTCATCTTCGGCGGGCTGCCGTTCTTCCACACGTTCGGCCAGTCCGCCGTGCTCAACACCGCGTTCCGGCGCGGCGCCGCGATCGTGCTGCTGCCCCGGTTCGACCCCGACGAGGCGCTCGCGCTGCTCGTCAGGCACCGCGCGACGGTGTTCACCGCCGTCCCGACGATGTTCCTCGGCATGGTCCAGGCCGCCGCGCGCACGCCCGCCCGGCCCCCGCTCAAGTACGCGGTCTCGGGCGGCGCCGCGCTGCCGGTCGCGCTGCTGGAGGCGTTCGCGCAGGAGTTCGGTGCCGAGGTGCACGAGGGCTACGGCCTGACGGAGACGGCGCCGACCGTGTCGTTCAACTACGTCGGCGAGCCCATCCGCCCGGGCACCGTCGGCCGGCCGCTGTGGGGCGTCGACGTGGAGGTGGCGGACCCCGAGGTCGAGGGTCGGATCGTGCTGCTCGGCCCGGGCGAGCTCGGCGAGATCGTGGTGCGTGGCCACAACCTGTTCAAGGGCTACCTCGGCAACCCCGAGGCGACCGCTGCGGCCGTCGTCGACGGCTGGTTCCGGACCGGCGACCTCGGCACCGTCGACGCCGAGGGGATCGTGACGATCGTCGACCGCAAGAAGGACATGATCGTCCGCAACGGCTACAACGTGTACCCGAGCGAGGTCGAGGACGCGATGGTCCGCCACCCGGCCGTCGCGCAGGCCGCGGTGTTCGGCATCGCCGACGACGCGCACGGCCAGGAGGTCCACGCCGCCGTCGTCCTCATGCCCGGCCGCGCGGCGACCGCGCAGGAGGTCGTCGACTTCACGCGCGAGCTGATCGCCGCCTACAAGTACCCGCGCGTGGTCCACCTCGTGGAGACGCTGCCGCTCGGCGGCTCGGGCAAGGTGCTCAAGCGTGAGCTCGTCGCGCAGTACTCGACGGCGGCCGGGGAGCCCGTCGTGCGGTGA